A genome region from Triticum aestivum cultivar Chinese Spring chromosome 2B, IWGSC CS RefSeq v2.1, whole genome shotgun sequence includes the following:
- the LOC123046770 gene encoding probable nucleoredoxin 1-2: MAASSPTPGSGLGTILAAGDRDYLVRNSGEQVKISSIEGDTVAVYFSASWCPPCQRFTPKLIEAYKELTSHGKSFEVIFVSGDQDEEAFNAYFAKMPWLAVPFSDSEGRKSLDERFEVNGIPHLVFLDAKTGEVLTDEGVEFVSEYGIEAYPFTAERIDELKEQEKAAKDNQTIHSVLGTPNRNYVISNTGEKVPIVDLEGKYVGICFVVNGYPPVVEFTPVLAKIYAKLKEVGEKFEVVAVSLDSDEESFNNSFSSMPWLAIPQGDKMCQKLVSYFELSDLPTLVLIGPDGKTLSSNIADIINEHGLDAWEGFPFNAEKLEILAEKAKAKAAAQTLESLLVTGDIDFVIGKDGAKVPVAELVGKTVLLYFSAKWCGPCRAFLPTLVDVYNKVKEKNSDFEIVFISSDRDQSSFDDFFSGMPWLAVPLEDDRKAYLKKKFKIRGIPSLVAIGPDGKTVNTDAKTSLAVHGADAFPFTSERIQELEKKIDEMAKGWPEKVKHELHEHELVLIRRPRPYGCDGCEEMGTSWSYNCAECDFDLHTKCALGEEKKGDEVNGQDAAAEAAAPAGYVCEGDVCRKA; this comes from the exons ATGGCGGCGTCCTCCCCCACCCCCGGCAGCGGCCTCGGGACCATCCTCGCCGCCGGCGACAGGGACTACCTCGTCCGCAACTCCGGCGAGCAG GTGAAGATCAGCAGCATTGAGGGGGACACTGTAGCTGTCTATTTCTCGGCCTCATGGTGCCCGCCATGCCAGCGGTTTACGCCAAAGCTTATTGAAGCATACAAAGAACTTACCTCACATGGCAAGAGCTTTGAGGTGATCTTTGTTTCAGGCGACCAAGATGAGGAAGCATTCAATGCCTATTTTGCAAAGATGCCGTGGTTGGCAGTTCCTTTCTCCGACTCTGAAGGCCGTAAAAGCCTTGATGAGCGGTTTGAGGTCAACGGTATTCCACACCTTGTTTTCCTTGATGCAAAAACTGGTGAAGTTCTTACTGATGAAGGAGTTGAGTTTGTGAGTGAATATGGTATAGAAGCTTATCCTTTTACAGCCGAGAGGATCGATGAATTGAAGGAACAAGAAAAGGCTGCTAAGGATAACCAGACTATTCATAGTGTGCTTGGTACACCAAATCGTAACTACGTAATTTCAAACACGGGGGAGAAG GTACCCATTGTTGATCTTGAGGGGAAGTATGTTGGTATATGCTTTGTAGTGAACGGCTATCCTCCAGTTGTGGAATTTACCCCAGTGCTTGCCAAGATATATGCGAAACTCAAAGAAGTGGGGGAGAAGTTTGAAGTTGTAGCTGTATCCTTGGACAGTGACGAGGAATCATTCAATAACAGTTTTTCAAGCATGCCTTGGCTCGCCATTCCTCAGGGCGACAAGATGTGTCAGAAGCTTGTCAGTTACTTTGAGCTTAGTGATCTTCCTACACTGGTGCTCATTGGTCCTGATGGGAAGACACTGAGCAGCAATATTGCGGACATAATTAATGAGCACGGTTTGGATGCATGGGAGGGGTTCCCCTTCAATGCAGAGAAGCTGGAAATTCTAGCGGAGAAGGCAAAGGCTAAAGCAGCGGCACAGACATTGGAGTCCCTTCTGGTTACTGGTGATATAGACTTTGTCATCGGGAAAGATGGAGCAAAG GTTCCTGTAGCAGAACTTGTTGGGAAGACTGTCCTCCTCTACTTTTCAGCTAAATGGTGTGGGCCATGCAGAGCCTTCCTGCCTACACTTGTGGATGTTTACAACAAGGTCAAGGAGAAGAACAGCGATTTCGAGATCGTCTTCATCTCTAGCGACAGGGACCAGAGCTCATTCGACGACTTCTTCTCTGGCATGCCATGGCTCGCCGTTCCCTTGGAAGACGACAGGAAGGCGTACCTGAAAAAGAAGTTCAAGATCCGCGGAATCCCTTCTCTCGTCGCCATTGGTCCCGATGGGAAGACGGTCAACACGGACGCGAAGACTTCGCTGGCGGTCCATGGCGCCGACGCGTTTCCGTTCACCAGCGAGAGGATCCAGGAGCTGGAGAAGAAGATCGACGAGATGGCGAAGGGGTGGCCTGAGAAGGTGAAGCACGAGCTGCACGAGCACGAGCTCGTGCTGATCCGCCGCCCCAGGCCGTACGGCTGCGACGGGTGCGAAGAGATGGGCACCTCCTGGTCCTACAACTGCGCGGAGTGCGACTTCGATCTGCACACCAAGTGCGCGCTGGGTGAGGAGAAGAAGGGAGATGAGGTGAATGGGCAAGATGCTGCTGCTGAGGCTGCTGCCCCAGCGGGGTACGTGTGCGAGGGAGACGTCTGCAGGAAGGCCTAG